A section of the Opitutales bacterium genome encodes:
- a CDS encoding isoprenylcysteine carboxylmethyltransferase family protein, producing the protein MIHDPIRSAYLFQAIAILVWWIGILTSDSFYTLFELPGMTQAAFMSFALPDIGILILGSLCAAFQDSKVARFIVFGGFWYAALFCLSSSLLLEGGYLGTAAMVVGAAFNIHLCFEEGVVSVNRRSNRKFIFAKAVFQSTIAWVITLVIIPAIITQELRGHILTDEFNWPQGLAIIFFTAFGILGLYCSYIMAFTGLGTPIPMDTPKKLVVSGPYAVVRNPMAIAGLGQGFATSLFLESIWVTIYVILGLIVWNFFIRPIEERELESRFGEEFKTYTDQVKCWIPTRGVN; encoded by the coding sequence ATGATCCACGACCCAATCCGTAGCGCTTATCTTTTTCAGGCGATAGCAATACTAGTCTGGTGGATCGGAATTCTAACCAGCGATTCGTTCTACACTTTGTTCGAGTTACCTGGGATGACTCAAGCAGCCTTTATGAGCTTTGCACTTCCAGATATAGGCATTCTTATTCTCGGTTCTTTGTGCGCTGCATTTCAGGATTCAAAGGTGGCACGTTTCATAGTCTTCGGTGGTTTTTGGTATGCTGCGCTATTCTGCCTATCGTCTTCTTTACTGCTTGAAGGAGGTTACTTGGGCACCGCAGCGATGGTAGTCGGCGCTGCCTTTAACATACACCTCTGTTTTGAAGAAGGAGTGGTGAGTGTAAATCGGCGTTCCAATAGGAAATTCATTTTCGCCAAAGCTGTATTCCAGAGCACGATAGCATGGGTAATCACACTCGTTATCATACCGGCAATTATCACCCAAGAGCTCAGAGGACACATCCTGACTGATGAGTTTAATTGGCCTCAAGGCCTCGCCATAATCTTCTTTACTGCTTTTGGCATCCTGGGCCTATATTGCAGTTACATCATGGCCTTCACTGGGCTTGGCACACCCATCCCCATGGACACGCCAAAGAAGCTGGTTGTGAGTGGACCCTATGCTGTGGTGCGCAACCCAATGGCAATAGCCGGACTGGGGCAAGGCTTCGCAACCTCACTCTTTCTCGAATCCATCTGGGTGACGATCTACGTCATCCTAGGGTTGATTGTCTGGAATTTCTTCATCCGCCCCATAGAGGAGAGAGAACTCGAAAGTAGATTCGGGGAAGAATTTAAGACCTACACAGATCAAGTGAAGTGTTGGATTCCAACTCGCGGAGTAAATTGA
- a CDS encoding TlyA family RNA methyltransferase has product MRLDELLVARGLSETRSRAKALIMAGKVRLGTEVIDKPGKALPADAAIELEQPPRFVSRGGEKLEGFLDQFSIDVSGLRSLDVGASTGGFTDCLLQRGVIDATCIDVGRAQLNGKLLRDARVRNFEKINARNLKAEDLPFLNYPIIVMDLSFISLTKVLPAVWSCLAEGGRLIALIKPQFEAEKAEVDKFRGVIKDPKIQDRTLQQILAFAHAELPDAQLIGTMDSPITGGDGNREFLAGWTKQSTGKV; this is encoded by the coding sequence ATGCGCCTAGACGAATTGCTCGTTGCCCGCGGACTCAGCGAAACGCGCTCGCGGGCAAAAGCGCTCATCATGGCCGGCAAGGTGCGCTTGGGCACCGAGGTCATAGATAAACCGGGCAAGGCGCTTCCTGCGGACGCAGCGATCGAACTCGAACAACCGCCACGCTTTGTCAGCCGCGGGGGTGAGAAACTGGAGGGCTTCTTAGATCAATTCTCTATCGATGTATCTGGACTTCGCAGCCTGGATGTCGGGGCATCCACCGGAGGATTCACCGACTGCCTCCTCCAACGCGGTGTCATCGACGCCACCTGCATCGACGTCGGACGCGCTCAACTCAACGGAAAGCTCCTCCGCGACGCGCGCGTGCGCAACTTTGAGAAAATAAATGCCCGCAACCTCAAAGCCGAAGATCTCCCCTTCCTGAACTACCCCATCATCGTGATGGATTTGTCTTTTATCTCGCTGACCAAGGTGCTCCCCGCGGTTTGGAGCTGCTTAGCCGAAGGCGGTAGATTAATCGCATTGATCAAACCTCAGTTCGAAGCGGAAAAAGCCGAGGTAGATAAATTCCGCGGCGTCATCAAAGACCCCAAAATCCAAGACCGCACCCTCCAGCAAATCCTCGCTTTCGCTCATGCGGAACTCCCCGACGCCCAACTCATCGGCACCATGGACTCCCCCATCACCGGCGGCGACGGCAACCGCGAATTCCTAGCCGGCTGGACGAAGCAATCCACGGGAAAGGTGTAG
- a CDS encoding mraZ — MDSLGTGTYIGEHKRTLDDKGRLTVPAAWRPKKPKDPAESAPAGTFLAIPNQSGYISVYPPERVDDLKAKLSKVGLKDRAVRVKLTRFLSKLHEFEFDKQGRINISDKLLSGAGITKDVVLLGELASFAIYNPETYASHVDGTDDELDDAFEEFDL; from the coding sequence ATGGATTCACTCGGCACAGGCACGTATATCGGGGAGCATAAGCGGACCTTAGATGATAAGGGACGGTTGACTGTTCCGGCTGCTTGGCGTCCGAAAAAACCGAAGGATCCCGCTGAATCAGCGCCTGCAGGCACCTTCCTCGCGATTCCGAACCAGAGTGGTTATATCTCGGTGTATCCTCCTGAACGGGTCGACGATCTGAAGGCCAAGCTCTCCAAGGTTGGGCTCAAGGACCGGGCCGTCCGGGTCAAGCTCACGCGGTTTTTGTCCAAGCTCCACGAATTCGAGTTCGATAAGCAGGGGCGGATCAACATCAGCGACAAGCTCCTCAGCGGCGCTGGTATCACGAAGGATGTGGTCCTTCTGGGGGAGCTTGCTTCCTTCGCTATCTACAATCCCGAGACCTACGCCAGCCATGTCGACGGTACTGACGATGAGCTTGATGACGCCTTTGAGGAGTTCGACCTGTGA
- the rsmH gene encoding 16S rRNA (cytosine(1402)-N(4))-methyltransferase RsmH yields MTHTASSFSANQEGEHLPVLFDEVLSVFEEMDRKNLLICDATFGGGGHTSGFLDRLPHSRVVAFDQDPSAAPRAEAVEASYGERFRFIPENFESIPEDEELGKGFDGALFDLGVSSFQLDEGNRGFSFREDAAVDMRMDPRVGISAAEFLETADESELVEAVRDFGEEKRWRTVVAAIIQARGTGALQTTHRLAQLIEDTLGRAPAYLKGRKTLRRHPATLTFQGIRIAVNRELEVMERAVPATFKLLKAGGRLAVISFHSLEDRFIKRIFRQFAGRPEHKNDSRPAEERQIQGKLLTTKAIQASDAELARNPRSRSARLRLIEKL; encoded by the coding sequence ATGACCCACACCGCATCTAGTTTCTCAGCAAACCAGGAAGGGGAGCACCTGCCTGTGCTTTTCGATGAAGTCCTGTCGGTGTTTGAGGAGATGGATCGCAAGAACCTTTTGATTTGTGATGCGACCTTTGGCGGTGGGGGGCATACTTCCGGGTTTTTGGATCGTCTGCCTCATTCGCGTGTGGTTGCCTTCGATCAAGATCCTTCGGCGGCGCCGCGGGCGGAGGCTGTGGAGGCAAGCTACGGTGAACGCTTCCGATTTATACCTGAAAATTTTGAATCTATTCCAGAGGATGAGGAGTTGGGGAAGGGGTTTGATGGCGCTCTTTTTGACCTTGGGGTGAGTTCATTTCAACTGGACGAGGGGAATCGCGGGTTCTCCTTTCGCGAGGACGCAGCAGTGGATATGCGCATGGATCCCCGTGTCGGCATCAGTGCTGCAGAATTTCTTGAGACAGCCGATGAATCTGAACTTGTTGAAGCAGTCCGTGATTTTGGTGAGGAGAAGCGTTGGCGGACTGTGGTGGCAGCGATCATTCAGGCGCGGGGCACCGGTGCGCTGCAGACAACACATCGTCTCGCTCAGCTCATCGAGGATACGCTCGGCCGGGCTCCAGCGTATCTGAAAGGGCGAAAAACCCTACGACGGCACCCAGCTACGCTCACCTTTCAAGGTATCCGCATCGCGGTGAATCGAGAGCTGGAGGTGATGGAGCGAGCGGTGCCGGCTACATTTAAACTCCTCAAAGCTGGAGGCCGGCTTGCGGTGATCAGTTTTCACTCCCTGGAAGATCGCTTCATCAAACGCATTTTTCGTCAGTTTGCTGGCCGTCCCGAGCACAAAAACGATTCGCGCCCTGCCGAAGAGCGCCAGATCCAGGGCAAGTTGCTTACCACCAAAGCGATACAGGCCAGCGATGCCGAGCTGGCCCGCAACCCACGCAGTCGATCAGCCCGCCTCCGCCTCATTGAAAAACTCTAA
- a CDS encoding penicillin-binding protein 2 — protein sequence MSHAFATNIRHLSLFGAVLLAFVVLAVRLLFLQVLSRDELLVYVDQVRDSVRILHAQRGDILDSQGNLQATSQPVYEVGVDPQDLKPMDWDALKQVADLLDVPGSELVSAFSNTETPSGNKRRWVRLAEAVDRDTFLQIQRITSRAVYGNLVHRRHYPGDKAGAHFIGMLNKEGIPLAGVEQSFDFFLRGQDGWLETETDSRRRELAQFRRREVAPQDGLHIELTLNQVIQDMTEHAVASIVEEMGPDSVSILVSEVDTGSLLAAAIYPNFDPNEYWEYPVDSHRNRAIADVFEPGSTFKVVTAAAALQEGIVIPSDVLKTGDRIVEYMGRRIRMPDEYNGKVFPQLTVRKTVVKSSNRGSAVLGMMLGEMPMYQYARSFGYGHRTGIAVYGEASGILDHPDRWDGITISRLPMGHAIAATPLQVHTAMGAVANGGVLMRPRIVSRIIDRDGRTVSRVAPEEVGRAISESTALVVSDMLAEVVSPEGTARSAQIKGYRAGGKTGTTEKIDPNTKLYLKNANVASFSGFLPVERPEIVITIVVDNPKKAASQTGGFVTGPTFKLLGTQITQYLGIEPVEQPVFPLALVETGGVQ from the coding sequence ATGAGCCACGCATTCGCAACAAACATCCGTCATCTCAGTCTCTTTGGGGCTGTGCTGTTGGCTTTTGTTGTCTTGGCGGTGCGTCTGTTATTTCTGCAAGTCCTCAGTCGGGATGAGCTCCTGGTCTATGTCGATCAGGTGCGTGATTCTGTCCGTATATTACATGCGCAACGTGGAGATATCTTGGATAGCCAAGGAAACCTCCAGGCTACCAGCCAACCCGTTTACGAAGTGGGCGTTGATCCGCAGGATCTGAAACCGATGGATTGGGACGCCCTTAAGCAGGTTGCAGATCTCTTGGACGTTCCAGGATCTGAGCTGGTGTCGGCCTTCTCCAATACCGAAACACCGAGTGGGAACAAGCGTCGTTGGGTGCGCTTGGCGGAGGCCGTTGATCGGGATACATTTCTTCAGATCCAGCGCATCACATCGCGCGCGGTTTATGGGAATTTGGTCCACCGTCGGCACTATCCTGGCGATAAGGCTGGAGCGCACTTTATCGGAATGTTGAATAAAGAGGGTATTCCCCTTGCAGGCGTAGAGCAGTCATTCGATTTTTTTCTACGTGGCCAAGATGGCTGGCTGGAGACGGAGACGGATAGCCGCCGTCGTGAGTTAGCTCAGTTCCGCCGCCGTGAGGTAGCGCCGCAGGATGGGCTCCATATCGAACTGACTTTGAATCAGGTGATACAAGATATGACCGAGCACGCGGTAGCGAGCATTGTGGAAGAAATGGGGCCTGATTCGGTGAGCATTCTTGTCAGTGAGGTAGATACCGGATCCCTTCTAGCCGCGGCAATTTATCCGAACTTCGATCCGAATGAATATTGGGAGTATCCTGTCGATTCGCACCGAAATCGTGCCATCGCAGATGTCTTTGAGCCTGGTTCTACCTTCAAGGTCGTGACTGCCGCTGCTGCGTTACAGGAAGGTATTGTGATCCCTTCAGATGTCCTTAAGACGGGAGACCGTATCGTTGAATACATGGGGCGGCGTATTCGTATGCCCGATGAGTATAACGGAAAGGTGTTTCCTCAGCTGACTGTTAGGAAAACTGTCGTCAAATCGAGTAACCGTGGCTCGGCAGTTCTTGGGATGATGCTTGGCGAGATGCCTATGTATCAGTATGCACGCAGCTTTGGCTACGGGCACCGCACGGGGATTGCTGTATACGGTGAAGCGTCTGGCATTTTGGACCATCCCGATCGCTGGGACGGTATAACCATTTCTCGCTTGCCAATGGGGCATGCCATTGCGGCGACACCGCTCCAGGTGCACACCGCGATGGGTGCTGTGGCCAATGGTGGGGTGCTGATGCGTCCGAGGATTGTAAGTCGGATCATTGATCGTGATGGGCGCACCGTGAGCCGTGTTGCTCCTGAGGAAGTAGGACGTGCCATCAGTGAGTCCACAGCGCTCGTCGTATCCGATATGTTGGCCGAAGTGGTGTCGCCCGAAGGAACGGCCCGTTCAGCTCAAATAAAAGGTTATCGTGCCGGTGGTAAAACGGGAACGACTGAAAAGATCGATCCCAATACGAAACTGTATCTGAAGAACGCTAACGTCGCCTCATTCTCTGGTTTCCTACCTGTTGAGCGCCCTGAGATTGTGATTACCATCGTGGTCGACAATCCGAAGAAGGCCGCGAGTCAGACGGGTGGTTTTGTGACGGGTCCCACCTTTAAGTTGTTGGGCACCCAGATCACCCAATACCTGGGAATCGAACCTGTTGAACAACCGGTCTTCCCTCTGGCACTTGTTGAGACAGGAGGTGTCCAATGA
- a CDS encoding UDP-N-acetylmuramoyl-L-alanyl-D-glutamate--2,6-diaminopimelate ligase gives MALLLGSQVDSRPLAMTMEDAHGNRLPRRFSQIDLLKGLVDKKPKGELKATVTGLATDSRRVVPGSLFFAISGYRTDGNDYIGEAISRGAIGIVSERPHPRICPVPFWTVGDARTALADVAARFYGHPENDLKIAAVTGTNGKTTVAMLTQHLMEGDDPVGLLSTVRYDVGKRTFPAFRTTPESVDIYALLDQMRTGGCSSMMMEASSHGIHQKRVWGVQLEVAVFTNLTQDHLDYHGDLNDYFETKAKLFAGVGAAAPRVGVINISDAHGAELARRVAGRMKLVTFGKENVATHRIVIKSMRADGVSFDLVGSEDTLSIESALPGEYNIYNLAAAILCAQEMGVTREAILDRLASFRGIPGRMQRVEHFDGVHVFVDYAHTHDAIHNALNMLGEVIDGQIHIVFGCGGDRDRSKRPKMMQAALDGADHVYLTADNPRLEALDQIFGDTMAAVEESDRMRVQVIRDRREAIAVALRSAKPEDCVLIAGKGHENFQEIADALIPFDDVQTAQELIAALELKGGVHA, from the coding sequence ATGGCATTGCTTTTAGGAAGCCAGGTCGATTCTCGTCCTCTAGCCATGACGATGGAAGATGCTCATGGAAACAGACTTCCGCGCCGCTTTTCACAAATCGATCTTCTTAAAGGTTTGGTCGATAAGAAGCCCAAGGGAGAGCTGAAGGCAACCGTTACTGGTTTGGCTACCGACAGTCGGAGAGTGGTGCCGGGCTCATTGTTTTTTGCGATCAGTGGGTATCGGACGGATGGTAACGATTATATTGGCGAAGCTATCAGTCGTGGAGCAATCGGGATCGTTTCCGAGCGGCCGCACCCGCGTATCTGCCCGGTTCCTTTTTGGACTGTGGGCGATGCACGCACGGCTTTAGCCGATGTGGCGGCGCGTTTCTATGGTCATCCAGAAAACGACCTTAAAATCGCGGCCGTGACAGGAACGAATGGTAAAACAACCGTCGCGATGCTGACACAGCATCTTATGGAAGGCGATGACCCAGTCGGCCTGCTTTCCACCGTTCGCTACGACGTCGGGAAGCGTACGTTTCCTGCTTTTCGCACAACTCCAGAATCGGTCGATATCTATGCTTTGCTCGATCAGATGCGCACCGGGGGGTGCTCATCCATGATGATGGAGGCGAGTTCTCATGGCATTCATCAGAAACGAGTCTGGGGCGTGCAGCTCGAAGTCGCGGTCTTTACAAATCTGACCCAAGATCACCTCGATTATCATGGCGACCTCAACGATTATTTTGAGACGAAAGCCAAACTTTTTGCAGGAGTCGGGGCCGCTGCGCCGCGTGTCGGAGTGATCAATATCTCAGATGCCCATGGGGCGGAGCTGGCTCGGCGTGTGGCGGGTAGGATGAAGCTCGTTACCTTTGGAAAGGAAAATGTAGCGACACATCGGATCGTTATAAAATCCATGCGAGCCGATGGTGTCAGCTTCGATCTGGTGGGTTCCGAAGATACACTAAGCATCGAGAGCGCACTGCCTGGGGAATATAATATCTATAACCTCGCCGCTGCTATTCTATGTGCCCAGGAGATGGGTGTTACACGTGAGGCGATTCTTGATCGTTTAGCGTCATTTAGGGGTATACCTGGTCGTATGCAACGGGTAGAGCACTTTGATGGTGTCCACGTCTTTGTCGATTACGCACACACCCATGATGCCATTCACAATGCTCTGAATATGTTGGGCGAGGTCATCGACGGGCAGATACACATCGTCTTTGGCTGTGGTGGAGATCGCGATCGAAGCAAGCGTCCGAAGATGATGCAGGCCGCGCTCGATGGTGCGGATCACGTCTATTTAACTGCTGATAATCCGCGTCTCGAGGCGCTCGATCAGATCTTTGGTGACACAATGGCCGCTGTTGAGGAAAGCGACCGGATGCGGGTGCAGGTCATTCGTGATCGCCGCGAGGCAATTGCGGTAGCTCTACGCTCAGCAAAGCCTGAGGATTGTGTGCTGATCGCAGGAAAGGGGCATGAGAATTTCCAAGAGATCGCGGATGCGCTGATTCCTTTTGATGACGTCCAGACAGCTCAGGAGCTCATCGCTGCGCTTGAATTAAAAGGAGGGGTGCATGCCTGA
- a CDS encoding UDP-N-acetylmuramoyl-tripeptide--D-alanyl-D-alanine ligase translates to MPEFDAGFFQENLGLGKWGKRPLSGCVSGFSNDTRKIDHGDCFIAIKTEKRDGHDYLEQAANAGAAMALVSECRPGVTLSQFVVPDSVAALQELGRSHRLVAECPVVGITGTAGKTSTKDLLALLLGDSAWKTQGNLNNTLGVPLTLLEIEPDTHTEVVIEAGISEGREMDVLADMIRPDVGIVTSVGPGHLDHLKTVEGVAQEKVKLLHAVEDGGLAIFPHTCLKFESFRKLDGRVWVTAPMDVEVDLPSNYELICYTTETRSKLHCGARLRVAGPANFIFEYILPEMSDGMVSNAVLAILAAQECGVSQADIVERLESWQPSTHRGQWVKMGKKRVYADCYNANPLSMLDAFRHFDQNSHLTAERLFIVGTMNELGEETERIHNEVGSKIPVGPKDRVVLIGPQAGAMAQGLAQRLTQPGQIIEVDEVGEIMASFHGFSGEVFLKASRSYHLEILLNTPVGEAVGAC, encoded by the coding sequence ATGCCTGAGTTTGATGCTGGTTTTTTCCAGGAAAACCTAGGACTGGGAAAATGGGGTAAGCGGCCACTCTCCGGATGTGTCAGCGGCTTTTCTAATGACACGCGGAAAATCGACCATGGTGATTGCTTCATTGCCATCAAGACAGAGAAGCGCGACGGGCATGATTACCTGGAGCAGGCGGCGAATGCAGGAGCAGCCATGGCCTTAGTATCGGAATGTCGACCGGGAGTGACGCTCTCCCAATTCGTTGTTCCAGATTCCGTTGCTGCCTTGCAAGAACTTGGACGGTCCCATCGTTTGGTTGCCGAATGCCCGGTTGTTGGGATCACGGGCACAGCCGGAAAGACGTCGACGAAGGATTTGCTTGCTCTGTTACTCGGTGACAGTGCGTGGAAGACCCAGGGCAATCTCAACAATACCTTGGGTGTTCCCTTGACGCTGTTGGAGATCGAACCTGATACGCATACCGAAGTGGTGATCGAAGCAGGCATTAGTGAGGGCCGCGAAATGGATGTCCTTGCCGATATGATCCGTCCCGATGTCGGTATCGTAACCAGTGTCGGTCCGGGCCATCTCGATCATCTCAAAACGGTCGAAGGCGTGGCCCAGGAGAAGGTGAAGTTACTCCACGCAGTCGAAGATGGGGGCTTAGCGATTTTTCCCCACACCTGTTTGAAATTTGAGTCATTCAGAAAACTCGATGGCCGAGTTTGGGTGACAGCGCCGATGGACGTAGAAGTCGACCTGCCAAGTAATTACGAGCTCATTTGCTACACGACTGAAACTAGAAGCAAACTGCACTGCGGGGCCCGCCTAAGAGTCGCGGGCCCCGCTAATTTTATTTTCGAATACATACTGCCCGAAATGTCTGATGGGATGGTGAGCAACGCCGTTTTAGCGATTTTGGCTGCACAGGAGTGTGGCGTAAGCCAGGCAGATATCGTCGAACGCTTAGAGTCTTGGCAGCCGTCGACTCATCGTGGCCAGTGGGTAAAGATGGGAAAAAAGCGCGTCTATGCAGACTGCTACAACGCGAACCCGCTTTCGATGTTGGACGCATTCAGGCATTTCGATCAGAACAGCCACCTTACGGCAGAGCGCCTGTTTATTGTGGGGACGATGAATGAATTGGGCGAAGAGACTGAGCGCATTCATAATGAAGTGGGATCTAAAATCCCGGTGGGTCCTAAAGATCGAGTCGTGCTGATCGGGCCTCAGGCTGGTGCGATGGCTCAAGGTTTAGCGCAACGGCTGACGCAGCCGGGACAAATTATAGAGGTGGATGAGGTCGGTGAGATTATGGCGTCATTCCATGGTTTCTCAGGAGAGGTATTTTTGAAGGCCAGTCGTAGCTATCATCTTGAAATCTTGTTGAATACGCCGGTTGGGGAGGCGGTTGGGGCATGTTGA
- a CDS encoding phospho-N-acetylmuramoyl-pentapeptide-transferase, which yields MLSWLAHYEDVFGPMRLFRFITLRAMMAGITALGIGFVVGPWLIGRLRKFKIEQSFRTADEVGKLAELHASKKATPTMGGLMIFISITVSALLWAAPNVYVYVALIVYAALTAIGFADDFLKVTKKDSGGLPGRYKLLGQGVICVLALLFLYNDSAAGPRVAELWLPFIKDVVWATMPFWVVGGFFFLVMAGSSNAINLTDGIDGLAIGCTVTVALAYGIMAYAAGNSVISDYLFISYLPGTGELAVVCSALLGGSLAFLWFNAHPAQVFMGDTGSLALGGLIGTIAFMIHQPVTLVIVGGIFVCEALSVIIQVGVYKSRKTRFFRMAPIHHHFELGGWHEMQVVIRFWILSLIFAILGLATLKLR from the coding sequence ATGTTGAGTTGGTTGGCACACTATGAGGATGTTTTCGGGCCGATGCGCTTGTTCCGCTTCATCACGTTGCGGGCCATGATGGCGGGAATCACCGCGCTAGGGATCGGCTTCGTCGTCGGACCGTGGCTCATCGGTCGCCTCCGAAAATTTAAGATAGAGCAGTCTTTTCGCACCGCCGATGAGGTGGGCAAGCTCGCCGAACTCCATGCCTCCAAGAAGGCGACACCGACGATGGGCGGGTTGATGATCTTCATCTCTATCACTGTGAGTGCCCTGCTTTGGGCTGCGCCGAATGTTTACGTTTATGTCGCCCTGATCGTTTATGCTGCTCTCACTGCCATCGGATTCGCTGATGATTTTTTAAAGGTGACGAAGAAAGACAGCGGTGGGCTTCCAGGTCGTTATAAGCTTCTCGGCCAAGGGGTCATATGCGTGTTGGCTCTTCTCTTTCTCTATAATGATTCGGCTGCTGGGCCCCGGGTTGCTGAGCTGTGGCTTCCCTTCATTAAAGATGTCGTTTGGGCCACGATGCCGTTCTGGGTGGTCGGGGGCTTTTTCTTCCTGGTGATGGCTGGATCGAGTAACGCCATCAACCTGACTGATGGCATCGATGGCTTGGCGATCGGTTGCACGGTTACTGTCGCTCTAGCCTACGGGATCATGGCGTATGCCGCTGGAAACAGCGTGATCTCTGACTACCTTTTCATCAGCTACCTTCCTGGTACCGGAGAGCTCGCGGTGGTGTGCTCAGCTTTGTTAGGGGGCAGTTTGGCTTTCCTTTGGTTTAATGCGCACCCCGCACAAGTATTCATGGGCGATACGGGCTCGTTAGCCCTGGGTGGACTGATAGGAACTATTGCCTTCATGATCCACCAGCCAGTGACACTCGTCATCGTCGGCGGGATTTTTGTGTGTGAGGCGCTGTCAGTTATTATCCAAGTCGGAGTCTATAAATCCCGCAAAACGCGTTTTTTTCGTATGGCCCCCATCCATCATCACTTTGAGCTAGGAGGCTGGCATGAAATGCAGGTGGTGATTCGTTTTTGGATTCTTTCCCTCATCTTTGCCATTCTTGGCCTAGCAACCCTGAAACTGCGTTAG
- a CDS encoding NAD(P)-binding protein: MTHRSPVFEDLLEQPVAVLGAGLSGRAAAEALERRGYAVVIYDRDSGRGTVDDFSPKAAAEHRLCIVSPGFAEDHPWLVTARKQGCVIRSELWLGRQFWKGKIIGVTGTNGKTTLTRLLAHAFSVAGFDAQAVGNVGLPLCAIVDDSKNHADSIAVCEISSFQAESSQELHLNGLIWTNFAEDHLDRYASMEAYFAAKAWLFESLVFEAPVIAGESVFAFADEAKINLPISVERAPKIARACLPPAFRLGPRGETFHQGAALWQALGLSLEHWREAASSFQFDRHRLEFCGEQEGVRFWNDSKATNFHACLAAVDGIEGPIFWIGGGRSKGGDLDGFAEQLSSDISAAYIVCADPEAISRSFTPFMTTKDYDQLDSAVNDAYLDAMHCGGGDVLFSPAFSSLDQYDSFADRGDAFVDAVRRLDFEPTHRFFTQTLHLI; this comes from the coding sequence ATGACTCACCGCTCACCAGTTTTTGAAGATCTGCTTGAACAGCCTGTGGCTGTCCTAGGTGCTGGGCTGAGTGGGCGCGCTGCTGCTGAGGCCTTAGAGCGACGTGGCTATGCGGTTGTCATCTATGATCGTGATTCTGGCCGGGGCACGGTGGATGATTTCTCGCCTAAAGCTGCGGCTGAGCACCGTTTATGCATCGTGAGCCCTGGTTTTGCTGAGGATCATCCATGGTTAGTTACCGCTCGAAAACAGGGGTGCGTGATCCGCTCAGAGCTTTGGCTCGGGCGCCAGTTCTGGAAGGGTAAAATTATTGGCGTCACTGGCACCAATGGTAAGACGACGCTGACTCGATTGCTGGCGCATGCATTCAGTGTAGCTGGCTTTGATGCCCAGGCGGTGGGTAATGTGGGCTTGCCTCTCTGCGCCATAGTCGACGATTCAAAGAATCACGCCGATAGCATCGCGGTGTGTGAGATCAGTTCGTTCCAGGCAGAATCGAGCCAAGAGCTACACCTCAATGGACTGATCTGGACCAACTTTGCAGAGGATCATCTTGATCGCTACGCTAGCATGGAGGCCTACTTTGCGGCTAAAGCGTGGTTGTTTGAGTCTCTGGTCTTTGAAGCTCCGGTAATTGCTGGGGAGTCGGTGTTTGCCTTCGCCGATGAGGCGAAAATCAACCTGCCGATCAGCGTCGAGAGAGCTCCAAAAATCGCCCGCGCTTGCCTGCCGCCCGCCTTTCGGCTGGGGCCACGTGGTGAGACCTTTCACCAAGGTGCGGCACTCTGGCAGGCCTTAGGACTCTCTTTGGAGCACTGGCGCGAAGCAGCCTCGAGTTTTCAGTTTGATCGTCATCGCCTCGAGTTCTGCGGAGAGCAGGAGGGAGTGCGTTTCTGGAATGATTCGAAGGCGACTAATTTTCATGCCTGCTTGGCAGCCGTCGATGGCATAGAAGGCCCGATTTTCTGGATCGGTGGTGGACGGAGCAAAGGTGGGGACCTGGATGGCTTCGCCGAGCAGCTTTCTAGCGATATCTCCGCGGCCTACATCGTGTGTGCCGATCCCGAGGCGATTAGCCGTTCCTTCACTCCGTTTATGACAACCAAGGATTACGATCAGCTGGATTCTGCTGTGAATGATGCCTATCTAGATGCGATGCACTGTGGGGGCGGGGATGTGCTCTTTAGTCCGGCTTTTTCCAGCCTTGATCAGTATGATAGCTTTGCGGATCGCGGCGATGCCTTTGTCGACGCAGTTCGGCGTCTCGATTTTGAACCTACTCACCGGTTTTTCACTCAAACCCTTCATCTAATTTAA